ATGGCTCTGCGCCTAGTCCGTTTGATTATTTCCTTGCTTCATCGGCATTGTGCGCGGCTTATTTTATTAAGGTGTATTGTAAGGCGCGTGATATTTCTACCGATAATATTCGCCTGTCGCAGAACAACATTGTTGACCCGGAAGACCGCTATAACCAAATCTTTCAAATCCAAGTAGAGCTGCCAGAAGACATTTCTGAAAAAGACCGTCAAGGCATTTTGCGCTCGGTTGAGCGTTGCACCGTTAAAAAGGTGGTGCAAACAGGCCCAGAGTTTAAGATTGAAACTGTTGAAAGCTTGGATGCTGACGCTAACGCCATGCTTATGGGACAAGCTGATGGCGACAGCAGTACTTATATTCTCGGTAAAGACCTACCGCTTGAGAAAACCATCGAGAACATGACTGGCATGCTTGCCGATTTGGGCATGAAGATTGAAGTATCTTCATGGCGCAATATTGTGCCAAACGTTTGGTCGCTGCATATTCGCGACTCAGCGTCGCCGCTGTGTTTTACCAATGGTAAAGGTGCAAGTAAAGAAAGTGCGCTGTGCTCTGCTCTAGGTGAGTTTATCGAGCGTTTAAATAACAACTTCTTCTATAACGATTGGTATCTGGGAACTGAAATTGCCAATAGTGAGTTTGTACACTATCCAAACGAGAAGTGGTTTGAGCTTGAGCAAGATGATGCTTTGCCTCAAGGTCTGCTAGATGAATACACGTTAGAAATTTATAACCCTGATGATGAGCTTTGTGGCTCGCACTTAATTGACACCAACTCGGGCAATGTTGAGCGCGGTATTTGTGCTATTCCTTATACTCGCCACAGCGACGGCGAGACGGTTTACTTCCCGCAAAATTTGATTGAAAACCTGTTTCTCAGTAACGGCATGAGTGCTGGTAATAATATTAAAGAAGCGCAAGTGCAGTGCTTGTCAGAGATTTTTGAGCGTGCGGTTAAGCGCCAAATCATTGAGCAAGAAATTGTGCTGCCAGATGTGCCTGCTGAGGTGCTAGCCAAGTATCCCGCTATTGTTGCAGGTATTGAAGGGCTTGAAGCGCAGGGATTCCCGATTGTGGTTAAAGACGCCTCTCTTGGCGGGCAGTTTCCTGTGATGTGTGTGACCTTGATGAACCCGAAAACAGGCGGAGTATTCGCTTCATTTGGTGCTCACCCAAGCTTTGAAGTTGCGCTTGAGCGCAGCTTAACCGAGCTGCTGCAAGGTCGCAGTTTTGAGGGATTAAATGATGTGCCTAAGCCAACATTTAATAGTCTGGAAGTGAGCGAGCCTGAGAACTTTGTTGAGCACTTTATTGATTCAACTGGCACCATTTCGTGGCGCTTCTTTAGCGCTAAGCACGACTATGAATTTGTTGAATGGGATTTCTCTGGCACCACAGATGAAGAAGCTGAGTGCTTATTTGCGATAATGGCTGAGATTGGCAAAGAGGTGTACAGCGCCGAGTTTACTCAGTTAGGTGCCAGTGCGGTGCGTATGCTAGTGCCTGATTACTCGGAAGTTTATGGCGTGGATGATCTTATTTGGGATAACACCAATAAGGCGTTGAATTATCGTGAAGATATTTTGAATCTGCACCGTTTGTCAGATGATGAACTTGCTGAATTGGTAGAGCGTTTAGAAGACTCACAGCTTGATAACTACACAGATATTAAAACTCTAATCGGCATCGTATTTGATGAAAATACCGTTTGGGGGCAGCTGACCATCATTGAACTTAAAATCTTGATTTACCTTGCGTTGGGTGCATTAGAAGAAGCGCAAGAGTTAGTTGGTGACTTCTTGCAGTTTAACGACAACACGGTTGAGCGTGGTCTATTTTATCAAGCGATGAATGTGGTGCTTGAGGTTGCCATTGACGATGAGTTGGAGATTGAAGATTACCTTACTAGCTTTACCCGCATGTTTGGTGAGCAAGTAATTGACGCTGTTATTGGCTCGGTTAACGGTGATGTACGTTTCCATGGGTTAACTGAAACCAGCATGGAGCTAGAAGGTATTGAGCCGCACTTACGCTTAATTGAAAGCTACAAGAAACTACACCAGGCTCGTAAGAGCTAAGGGACATCTCTAAAGCTTCACGTTAAGGGTTAACGATATGTGTTAACTCACTTTGAACAACCAAAAGCGGACGCGATTAGCGTCCGTTTTTGGTTGAAGCATAGGTTAACCGCATATTTAGCTCTTACACGTTAGACAAACATAACCCCAGTATTAATAGATGTTTGAGCGATATTTGAGCGAATCAAAACGAGAGTTTGAAATAGCCTTTATTTGTCTGTAACAATTTGTTAACTTCTTTTCTGCGCTTGATAACAATAACAATAAAGGTGTCGCATGATTAAGAAGACCTTAAAGTGGTTTGGACTAGGTACTGTTGGATTAACGGCTGTTGCAGCAAGTTTTGCTGCCCACGAGTGGTATGCCGAAAAGCCAGTATTTTTTAGGGCCTTCTTAGATCGCGAACTGGTTAAAATGGCTATTGAAAGTCCTGAAACCCTCACCTCATTGGGCGTACTGGAGTCTGTTGGTATTAACGGTCACAACGCTCATCTTGATGATGTTGACCCGCAAAAAGATGAAGAGCTGTTCGTAAAAGCCGCTAAGTTCAAGCGAACCTTGGTGCAATATGACGATAGTAGCCTAAACACCAATGAGCAATTCTCCAAGCAAATCGCCTTATATCTGCTTGATACTCTCGCAGCTTATGAGCCATATAAACACCATAATTACCCAGCTAATCAAATGTTTGGCGTGCAAAGCGGCTTCCCGAGTTTTATGCAGGCGCAACATGCGATTACCTCAGTGACCGACGCGAATAACTATCTGTCGCGTCTAGCTGAAGTTGAGCGCAAATTTGGTCAATATGTTCATGGCCTACAAATTAGAGAAAACAAAGGCATTATCCCGCCAAGGTTTGTTATCGACCGGGTACTAGATGAAATGATTGCCTTTGTTGATACCCCAGCGGATGAAAATATTCTTTATACCTCGTTTAAAGAAAAGCTCGACAAACTAAGCGAGATTGACCGCACTGAGTATCAAACGCTACTGGCAAAGGCGCAAATTGCGATTAATGAGTCGGTTTATCCTGCCTATGACTTGTTTATTACTTATTTCAGTGGTCTAAGAAACAAAGCAGGCGATGATCACGGCTACTGGCATTTACCCGATGGTGACAAAGCCTATGATGTGGCACTGCGATTTTTCACCACTACCGACTACAGCGCTGAACAAATTCACCAATTGGGTTTGCAGGAAGTGGCGCGTATTCATCAAGAAATGCTTAGTTTATTTGAACAAGAAGGTGTCGATACCAGTAACGGTTATTTGGCTGCAATGAAGGAATATTCTGCGCGCCCTGAGTTTTATTACAGCGACAGCGACGAAGGACGTGAGCAAATCCTTAAGGATTATCAAAAAATCTTAGATGAAATAGACCAGGGCTTAGCCGCAAGCTTTAACATTCGCCCTAAGGCTGGAATGGAAGTGGTTCGCATACCTGAGTTTAAAGAGAAAACCTCACCTGGTGCATATTATCAAGGCCCGTCAATGGATGGCTCTCGCCCTGGGCGCTTTTTCGCTAACCTTTACGATATAAAGGCTACGCCAAAATACAGTATGCGCACATTGGCTTACCATGAGGGCATACCTGGCCATCATTTTCAGGTCGCTATTGCGATGGAGCTGGAAGGCATGCCGTTTTTACGCCGCTTTGCACCATTTACGGCTTATACCGAAGGTTGGGCCTTGTATGCTGAGCGTCTTGCTTATGAGCAAGGGTTTGTCAAAACACCAGCGGATAATATAGGTCGCTTAGCTGATGAGCTTTTACGTGCAGTGCGCTTGGTGGTGGACACTGGTATACATGCTAAGCGTTGGACTCGTGAACAAGCCATTGACTATATGGCGAGTAACACAGGGCGGGTGCATAGTGACGTAGTTTCTGAAATTGAGCGTTATATTGTAATGCCGGGGCAGGCGACCTCATATAAAGTTGGCATGATCAAAATTTTGGAGTTACGAGAAAAAGCTAAGCAGGCTTTAGGTGACAAGTTTGATATTCGTGATTTTCATGACGCGGTGCTAAAAAATGGTCCTATGCCATTGGATATTCTAGAGCAGGTGATTGATGGCTATATTGATGATGCGCGCAATTACCGCCTAGCTTCTCAAGCAGAGGCTGTCACGCTCTAAATTTTTTACTGCGTACACTACAAGCGCCCTATGCCAGTGAGCTAGGGCGTTTTCGTATGCGCTTTACTCAAAACCTAATTCATAGAGCAAATCCTGAGTGCAAATGCGAGATCTGCGAGTTTGATCATCCTACATGGATATTTAAAATGTTGAATATATGAAAAATCAGATATAACATTGTTCGTATGTAAGTTAGTTCTATGATGAGAGAGTGAACGATGGGAATTTTTGAGCGCTATTTGTCTTTATGGGTTGGGCTAAGTATTGCCCTTGGCGTCGCACTTGGCTTGTGGCAACCACAGGTATTTGAGGTTATTGCTACGCTTGAGGTTGCCAGTGTTAATCTGGTGGTTGCTGTTTTCATATGGGTGATGATTTACCCAATGATGGTACAGATAGATTTTGCCGCAGTGAAAGATGTGCGCAAAAATCCACAAGGTTTAATCCTTACCTTAGTGATTAATTGGTTAATCAAACCTTTCACCATGGCGGCGTTAGGCTGGTTGTTCTTCAAGGTGCTGTTTATTGACTTTGTCGACCCAGAGTCTGCACAAGAGTACATAGCAGGCATGATTTTGCTTGGGGTAGCACCTTGTACTGCTATGGTATTTGTGTGGTCCCAGCTCACTAAGGGCGACCCTAACTATACCTTGGTACAAGTGTCGGTGAACGACGTGATTATGGTTTTTGCATTTGCGCCAATCACAGCCTTGTTACTGGGGGTGAGTGATATTCAAGTCCCTTGGGAGACCCTGCTAGTTTCGGTCGTTTTATACGTGCTTTTACCACTCATTGCTGGCGTGATTACCCGCAAAAAGCTTAATGCTAAAGGTTCGCAAGGGCTGGATGTGCTGCTGTCGACATTAAAGCCTTGGTCTATGGTAGGTTTACTTGCCACTGTGGTGCTGCTATTTGGTTTTCAAGCCAATACCATTGTGAGTCAGCCACAAACCATCGCCTTAATTGCAGTGCCGCTAGTGCTACAAACTTATGGTATTTTTATCATCGCTTATCTGGCTGCAAAGTGGATGAAGCTGCCTCATAATATTGCTGCGCCATCGAGCTTGATTGGCACATCTAACTTCTTTGAGCTTGCTGTTGCGGTTGCCATTTCGTTATTTGGTCTACATTCAGGTGCAGCACTCGCAACGGTAGTCGGTGTATTAGTTGAGGTGCCGGTGATGTTATCACTTGTGGCAATAGTGAATCGCAGCAAAAATTGGTTTAATCAGGCATAGCATTTATCAAAAGGGGTTAGCATTTGGTTAGCCCTTTAAATGGATTTAGGAGTCAACATGATCACTCACCCTTACGATGCACTCAAGTTAGACAATGGCGCGCAGCTTATTTTTACCCCGTGCCCTGGCACCAAAGGCAGTAGTATTGATGATTCGGTGGCAACACTTAAGCAAGCTGGCGCTGATGTGCTGTTAACCCTGATGTTTGATAAAGAGATGGCTGAAAACAATGCCAGCGATCTGGCCGCTGTTTGTTACGCCAACGAAATGAACTGGCTGCAACTACCTATAGCTGATGATGCCGCGCCTGGACAGGAGTTCGAAACCGCCTGGGAGCAACATAAAGATGCGATCGTGTCTGTGCTGAATAAGCAAGGGAGTGTTGCCGTGCATTGCAAAGGTGGCTCAGGGCGTACTGGTCTAGTTATTGGTATCATTTTACGGGCATTAGGCTTACCACGCGATGAGGTGGTTAAGCAGGTTCAAGCACTGCGCCCCAAAGCGTTAAAACACCCAGTGCAATTAGCGTACTTTTTGAAGTACTAGTTGAAGTTTTAGTTGAAGTATTGGCTGCAGAATTGTCATAAAGCCTTAGTCGTGCCGTTAGTGGATACTAACGGCATTTTTATTTTCAGCCAAAAACCACTTACTTCAGTAGGTGGTTATCATTCGATTTGGCTTTGCCTGTAAATTCTAGTGTTTTCCATATCTGGCAGCTTTGATTGTTTGCTCACGTCGCAATGACATCTAAAGCACGCAGCAATCACTTCCATGTGTGCTCGACAAAAACATCCATGTTTTCAAAGGCTTTAGATGTCATTACAACTCTAGCTTATAGTTTCAATCGGTGAAGCTAGGCTCCCTTTTAGGGAGCTCACACAAAGCCACCTTCTTCAGAAGGTGGTAATTTACTGCGTTAAGCTGATTTTGATGAGCGCTTTTTACAGGTGTTTTGCTCTAGAGGTACTCACTGGACGCAAATATTAAATATCGATAAATATATTTTATTAATGAGATAGATTTATTTGGTTATTTTTATTGTTTGAGGCTTGTGTACTAGGACCTATTGATCTTTGCTGATTAGAATTTGTTCGAATTAAAAGCACTTTAATCGCGACGCGAGCGATGACGTCTAGTCACCTAAACCTATTGATTTTAACAACAGGGCTCGCAACAAACTGAGCTTTTTGCTAAGAGCGTAGGTGCTTTTAAACGAACCTTTCAGGCAGCGCTTGTTGTCATTTCTACTGCGTTAACGACTTATCATGTGGAACAACCACACATCAAAGTCGTTGCCTTGTATAAATTTCCAACAAGCTGCTGCAAAAATAATCTTGAAAGATCAATAGGTCCTAACCTCGAACATAAGGGAACAAGGTTAATGCATCTTGAACTAGTTGAGTTTTATGGCTCTTCGCTAGATAAATCGCATAGATATCACGTTTAAATTCTGGTGCACCGTCGACTATGTGTAGCTTGCCTTTTCTCAAGTGCTCAAAGCACATTTGCTTGGGCAGATACGCACAGCCGGAGGCTTCTAGGATAAAGTTCAACGCGATTCGAGGTTGACTCATATTGTGGCTAATAATGTTTACGTCACTATAGTTTCGCATGATCTGGCTGTTCACCGCTTCCCATAGTCAACCATAATCATATTTTCTAGCTCATTTGTAGTGATGTCTTTCTCTGTCGAGACTAGCTGCAGCGGTACACTAGCTACTTTTTCGCTAACAATATCTTCCATGAATGGCGGTTCGAATAAGAAGGCGATATCGATAAGTCGACTGATGATTTGCTTTCTAAGCTCTAGTGGCGAGTAGGTATGGGTGTGAAGATGTACATCGTCGAGATTACGATGAATTTTTTGCAGCCAATCTTGCAATACGATATCCCAAATAGACATCATGGAGCCGACAAATAGCTGCTGTGAGCTATCCTGTGTTACTCCTACGTCATGCTTTAGTTTCTGCCACATCATCACCATTTCATTAGCATGCTTCACCAGTCTGTGCCCTTCGGCAGTGAGCTTTAAACGTTTTTGGGTACGGTCAAATAGCAGTACACCCAGCTCTTCTTCAAGTTGTTTGATTCGGCTACTAATTGCGGCCTGAGTTAGGTAAAGGTTTTCCGCAGCCACTCTGACATGCAAGGTTTGGCTCACTTCTAAGAAGGTGGTCAGTAGCTCAATCTTCACGGGTTCAACCCTCTAGTTTGATAAAAAAAATCTATTATATAGTGCAGTTTATTTTGATTTCCTTTTCAAACTTATTCAACTAATTTTCTTCCCATCAAAACTGAGCATCACACGTCGGCATCAAGCATTGGCTTAAAAAATTGATGTGGCTGTACCAAAGGGGGGAAAGCAAATGAAAATCGCAATTTTATCTAGAAACGAAAACCTATATTCAACTCGTCGTTTAAAAGAAGCCTGCATAGCGCGTGGTCATGAAGTTGATGTTATCGATACTTTGCATTGCTATATGGATATCACGAGCAGTCGTCCAGCGGTGCGTTATCACGGCGAAGAGCTGCCTCAGTACGATGCCATTATTCCACGTATTGGTGCCTCGGTGACCTTCTATGGCACTGCTGTCGCCAGACAGTTTGAAATGATGGGTACCTTTAACATTAATGAGTCGGTAGCCATTAGCCGTTCGCGCGATAAATTACGCTCACTGCAGCTATTATCACGTAAAGGGATAGGGTTGCCACGCACAGGTTTCGCAAGCAGACCAGACAACATTAAAGACTTGATTAAAAATGTAGGCGGCGCACCGCTGGTAATTAAGCTGCTAGAGGGCACTCAAGGCATTGGTGTGGTGCTGGCTGATACAGCCAAGGCAGCAGAAAGCATTATTGAAGCCTTTATGGGTGTAAGAGCCAATATTTTAGTGCAAGAGTACATCAAAGAAGCTGGCGGGGCAGATATTCGCTGCTTAGTGGTTGGCGGTCGAGTTGTCGCGGCAATGAAGCGTCAAGGCGCTGAAGGTGAGTTTAGATCTAACTTACATCGAGGTGGTAGCGCTGAAATCGTTAAGTTGACTAAAGAAGAGCGCGCAACGGCAATCAAGGCGGCAAAAGCGATGGGACTCAACTTTTGTGGCGTTGACTTACTGCGCTCTCACAATGGCCCTATGGTGATGGAAGTGAACTCTTCGCCAGGTCTTGAAGGTATTGAAGCTGCAACAGGCTTAGATGTGGCGGGTAAGGTGATTGAGTTTTTGGAAAACAACGCCAAATTCAATGCCACCAAAACTAAAGGGCGAGGTTAGGTACGAGTTATGAAAAAAGTTATCGATAGCTTAATCATTGGCGAGCACACTATTTTACCTGGGCAGACTAAGAAAATTGATTTGCCAGTAGCTAAGCTATATACGGACGCTGACGTGCATTTGCCAATTTATATCATTCGCGGCAAAAAGCCGGGACCAACGATGTTTGTGAGTGCTGCAGTACATGGTGATGAGTTAAATGGCATCGAAATTATTCGCCGTTTAATTAACCTTAAGGGTTTTAAGATCTCGGCAGGCACTTTGATTGCTGTGCCTATGGTCAATGTTTACGGCGTGGTCAACCAAAGCCGCTATATGCCAGATAGAAGAGATTTAAACCGTAGTTTTCCTGGCTCGGCAAAAGGCTCATTGGCTGCGCGAGTAGCGAATAAATTCCTTAAGGAAGTGGTGAGCCATTGCGACTATGGCATTGATTTGCATACTGGTGCGATTCATCGTTCTAATCTGCCGCAAATACGCGCCCATTTGCAGGATGAGCAAACCCTAGCGCTTGCCAAAGCCTTTGGCGTGCCAGTGATTTTGAACTCCGAGATTATTGATGGTTCATTGCGCGATGCTGCGGTAGAAAATGGCACCCGAGTGCTACTTTATGAGGCCGGTGAAGCGCTACGGTTTGACGAATACTCAATTCGTGCCGGGATCCAAGGCATTGTAAACGTGTTAAGGCACTTAAACATGATGCCCAAGGGGCGAGCGCGTAAAGGGGTCGTGAACCAGTTTGTTGCCAACAATAGCGGCTGGGTAAGAGCGACTAGCAGCGGTATTGTTAGCCACCATTTTGAATTGGGCGACCAAGTGAAAAAAGGCGATGTACTTGCAGACATTGGCAGTCCTTATGGCGAGCGACTAGGTCAAGTGCTTGCTAACAAAAGTGGGGTCATTATCGGTAAGCAAAACATTCCGCTAGTGCAAGAGGGTGAGGCTATGTATCACATCGCTTATTTTAAAGAAGATGATGAACACATTGCCGAGCATATTGAGATCGCAGAAGAGTTAGTTAACAAGATTGATACTAACGAGGGCTTGTTATGAATGGCCGTATGATTATTGGACATATCGAAAATATCGAGTTGCCAGAGCTTGGGATTAAACAGTTAACGGTAAGGGTTGATACCGGCGCGCAAACGTCGTCGTTACATGTCGATAATATTCAGCGTACGCATATTGGGCACAAGCCTGCGGTGTCGTTTGATATTCACCCAGAAATCCACAACGTGGATAAAACTGTGCCCTGCACTGCGTTGTTGCATGATATTCGCAAAGTGAAGTCTTCGAACGGCTTAAGTGAGCAGCGTTATGTCATCAAAACACCAGCGGTGTTAGGGGCACATAAATGGGATATTGAAATTACCCTGACAGATAGATCAGATATGACTTATCTGATGCTACTAGGTAGACAGGCATTAGGTGAGCATTTTTATATGGATGCGGCAAACGCGTTTATTGCATCTCAGGTTTAAGTCTTGTGATGTTTGGAGGGAGTCATGTTAGAGCAAATTAAATACTGGTTGACTTACCCCTTGTTTACGTTCAATGAGCGAGTGATAAGGGTAATGGAGGTGCTAGCAGTACCATTGTGGTTACTGTTAAGTATATGGTTAGCCCACTATTTTATATCAAAGTTAGGGGACAGATTACGTAGCAAAAACAAAGACCCTAATATTGTTCACTTGGTCCAGCGCCTGCTATACATTGTCGCGTTAGCTGTGATTTTTATCACTACGCTTTCCATGTTGAATGTCCCTATAACTGCGTTTGCTTTTTTATCTGGTGCTATCGCTATAGGCTTTGGTTTTGGTGCGCAAAATATCATTAACAACTTTATTAGTGGTTGGATATTAATGGGTGAAAAACCAATTCGAATTGGTGACTTTTTAGAAGTAGAGGGCGTTAAGGGAATAGTAGAAGAAATTAACACTCGCTCGACCCGTGTTCGCCGTGTTGATGGGGTGCACATGTTGATCCCAAATTCGAAGTTGCTTGAGAATACCGTTATCAATTGGACGCTTAGAGATAAGTTGATTAGAGGAACGGTTTCAGTAGGTGTAGCTTATGGCAGTGATTGCTCAAAGGTCAGAGATATTATCTTATCTGTCGCCAACGAACAGCCTGAAACGTTAGAAGACAGTGGTAAAGAGCCTCAAGTGTTCTTTCAAGACTTTGGCGACAATGCTTTAGTGTTCGAGGTGTATTTTTGGATAAACTCGCAGGTAGAAGGTGGGCTGCGCCGCGTGGCAAGCAATATCCGATTTGATCTAGATAAAGCATTTAATAATCAAGGCGTAACTGTTGCATTTCCACAACGTGATGTACATTTAGATGGCACCTTGAATATTATCAGTAAAGCTTAGGGTCTGTTGAAAAGGAGTTTATGCATGCATGATTTTATCGTTGAAGCTTGGCAAGTGGATGATGTTGAAAATCCTTTTGCACTGACTTCTAATCAACAGCTAGCCGACCGAGGTTATTGGTTGCACTGTAATCGAGGCTCACCCTTGTTTGAGCAATGGCTTACAGATGAAGGTGTTGACGAGTCAGTTAGGGAGTCTTTGCTTGCGAGTGACACGCGTCCGCGATTTCAGCAGATAGGTAAAAATAGCTTTTTCTTGAATTTACGCGGGGTCAATCTAAATAAAGGGAAAGAGCCTGACGACATGTTAACCGTCAGGTTACTTTATTCGCCGCAGCGGGTGATTACTTGTAGCCAGCAACGTTCTAGAGCGATTGAGTCGTTAGTTAACGCACTTAAGCGAGGAGAGGGGCCTCAGAGTATTGAGGGGCTAATTATTGAGTTGTTATCGCAACTTAATGACAAAATAGACTCCGTTATTGAACCGATAGAGGCCTTTATTGAGAGTCAAGACATAGATACTTTCTCGAAAGAACAAGTATCAGAAATTAGTTTGCAACATCGAAAACTACTGCGACTAAACCGATTTTTGAAACCCCAAGGCTACGCTTTATCTGCATTAGCTAAGAATCAAATTACTACGTTTGAAGCGCATCAAGTGTCCTTAGCAACCCAATTAGATACTTTGCAGAGAATTGTCGATACTATCGATTTTTTCATTGCCCAAATTGAAGTAATCAATAACCGTATCGCTCACCTGAATAGTGA
This DNA window, taken from Shewanella maritima, encodes the following:
- a CDS encoding OsmC domain/YcaO domain-containing protein, yielding MEIKVNFLDNLRLEAKFDDFTVTADQPIRYKGDGSAPSPFDYFLASSALCAAYFIKVYCKARDISTDNIRLSQNNIVDPEDRYNQIFQIQVELPEDISEKDRQGILRSVERCTVKKVVQTGPEFKIETVESLDADANAMLMGQADGDSSTYILGKDLPLEKTIENMTGMLADLGMKIEVSSWRNIVPNVWSLHIRDSASPLCFTNGKGASKESALCSALGEFIERLNNNFFYNDWYLGTEIANSEFVHYPNEKWFELEQDDALPQGLLDEYTLEIYNPDDELCGSHLIDTNSGNVERGICAIPYTRHSDGETVYFPQNLIENLFLSNGMSAGNNIKEAQVQCLSEIFERAVKRQIIEQEIVLPDVPAEVLAKYPAIVAGIEGLEAQGFPIVVKDASLGGQFPVMCVTLMNPKTGGVFASFGAHPSFEVALERSLTELLQGRSFEGLNDVPKPTFNSLEVSEPENFVEHFIDSTGTISWRFFSAKHDYEFVEWDFSGTTDEEAECLFAIMAEIGKEVYSAEFTQLGASAVRMLVPDYSEVYGVDDLIWDNTNKALNYREDILNLHRLSDDELAELVERLEDSQLDNYTDIKTLIGIVFDENTVWGQLTIIELKILIYLALGALEEAQELVGDFLQFNDNTVERGLFYQAMNVVLEVAIDDELEIEDYLTSFTRMFGEQVIDAVIGSVNGDVRFHGLTETSMELEGIEPHLRLIESYKKLHQARKS
- a CDS encoding DUF885 domain-containing protein codes for the protein MIKKTLKWFGLGTVGLTAVAASFAAHEWYAEKPVFFRAFLDRELVKMAIESPETLTSLGVLESVGINGHNAHLDDVDPQKDEELFVKAAKFKRTLVQYDDSSLNTNEQFSKQIALYLLDTLAAYEPYKHHNYPANQMFGVQSGFPSFMQAQHAITSVTDANNYLSRLAEVERKFGQYVHGLQIRENKGIIPPRFVIDRVLDEMIAFVDTPADENILYTSFKEKLDKLSEIDRTEYQTLLAKAQIAINESVYPAYDLFITYFSGLRNKAGDDHGYWHLPDGDKAYDVALRFFTTTDYSAEQIHQLGLQEVARIHQEMLSLFEQEGVDTSNGYLAAMKEYSARPEFYYSDSDEGREQILKDYQKILDEIDQGLAASFNIRPKAGMEVVRIPEFKEKTSPGAYYQGPSMDGSRPGRFFANLYDIKATPKYSMRTLAYHEGIPGHHFQVAIAMELEGMPFLRRFAPFTAYTEGWALYAERLAYEQGFVKTPADNIGRLADELLRAVRLVVDTGIHAKRWTREQAIDYMASNTGRVHSDVVSEIERYIVMPGQATSYKVGMIKILELREKAKQALGDKFDIRDFHDAVLKNGPMPLDILEQVIDGYIDDARNYRLASQAEAVTL
- the arsB gene encoding ACR3 family arsenite efflux transporter; protein product: MGIFERYLSLWVGLSIALGVALGLWQPQVFEVIATLEVASVNLVVAVFIWVMIYPMMVQIDFAAVKDVRKNPQGLILTLVINWLIKPFTMAALGWLFFKVLFIDFVDPESAQEYIAGMILLGVAPCTAMVFVWSQLTKGDPNYTLVQVSVNDVIMVFAFAPITALLLGVSDIQVPWETLLVSVVLYVLLPLIAGVITRKKLNAKGSQGLDVLLSTLKPWSMVGLLATVVLLFGFQANTIVSQPQTIALIAVPLVLQTYGIFIIAYLAAKWMKLPHNIAAPSSLIGTSNFFELAVAVAISLFGLHSGAALATVVGVLVEVPVMLSLVAIVNRSKNWFNQA
- a CDS encoding tyrosine-protein phosphatase, encoding MITHPYDALKLDNGAQLIFTPCPGTKGSSIDDSVATLKQAGADVLLTLMFDKEMAENNASDLAAVCYANEMNWLQLPIADDAAPGQEFETAWEQHKDAIVSVLNKQGSVAVHCKGGSGRTGLVIGIILRALGLPRDEVVKQVQALRPKALKHPVQLAYFLKY
- a CDS encoding LysR family transcriptional regulator — encoded protein: MKIELLTTFLEVSQTLHVRVAAENLYLTQAAISSRIKQLEEELGVLLFDRTQKRLKLTAEGHRLVKHANEMVMMWQKLKHDVGVTQDSSQQLFVGSMMSIWDIVLQDWLQKIHRNLDDVHLHTHTYSPLELRKQIISRLIDIAFLFEPPFMEDIVSEKVASVPLQLVSTEKDITTNELENMIMVDYGKR
- the rimK gene encoding 30S ribosomal protein S6--L-glutamate ligase, with the translated sequence MKIAILSRNENLYSTRRLKEACIARGHEVDVIDTLHCYMDITSSRPAVRYHGEELPQYDAIIPRIGASVTFYGTAVARQFEMMGTFNINESVAISRSRDKLRSLQLLSRKGIGLPRTGFASRPDNIKDLIKNVGGAPLVIKLLEGTQGIGVVLADTAKAAESIIEAFMGVRANILVQEYIKEAGGADIRCLVVGGRVVAAMKRQGAEGEFRSNLHRGGSAEIVKLTKEERATAIKAAKAMGLNFCGVDLLRSHNGPMVMEVNSSPGLEGIEAATGLDVAGKVIEFLENNAKFNATKTKGRG
- a CDS encoding succinylglutamate desuccinylase/aspartoacylase family protein, coding for MKKVIDSLIIGEHTILPGQTKKIDLPVAKLYTDADVHLPIYIIRGKKPGPTMFVSAAVHGDELNGIEIIRRLINLKGFKISAGTLIAVPMVNVYGVVNQSRYMPDRRDLNRSFPGSAKGSLAARVANKFLKEVVSHCDYGIDLHTGAIHRSNLPQIRAHLQDEQTLALAKAFGVPVILNSEIIDGSLRDAAVENGTRVLLYEAGEALRFDEYSIRAGIQGIVNVLRHLNMMPKGRARKGVVNQFVANNSGWVRATSSGIVSHHFELGDQVKKGDVLADIGSPYGERLGQVLANKSGVIIGKQNIPLVQEGEAMYHIAYFKEDDEHIAEHIEIAEELVNKIDTNEGLL
- a CDS encoding ATP-dependent zinc protease translates to MNGRMIIGHIENIELPELGIKQLTVRVDTGAQTSSLHVDNIQRTHIGHKPAVSFDIHPEIHNVDKTVPCTALLHDIRKVKSSNGLSEQRYVIKTPAVLGAHKWDIEITLTDRSDMTYLMLLGRQALGEHFYMDAANAFIASQV
- a CDS encoding mechanosensitive ion channel family protein, with product MLEQIKYWLTYPLFTFNERVIRVMEVLAVPLWLLLSIWLAHYFISKLGDRLRSKNKDPNIVHLVQRLLYIVALAVIFITTLSMLNVPITAFAFLSGAIAIGFGFGAQNIINNFISGWILMGEKPIRIGDFLEVEGVKGIVEEINTRSTRVRRVDGVHMLIPNSKLLENTVINWTLRDKLIRGTVSVGVAYGSDCSKVRDIILSVANEQPETLEDSGKEPQVFFQDFGDNALVFEVYFWINSQVEGGLRRVASNIRFDLDKAFNNQGVTVAFPQRDVHLDGTLNIISKA
- a CDS encoding zinc transporter ZntB; this translates as MHDFIVEAWQVDDVENPFALTSNQQLADRGYWLHCNRGSPLFEQWLTDEGVDESVRESLLASDTRPRFQQIGKNSFFLNLRGVNLNKGKEPDDMLTVRLLYSPQRVITCSQQRSRAIESLVNALKRGEGPQSIEGLIIELLSQLNDKIDSVIEPIEAFIESQDIDTFSKEQVSEISLQHRKLLRLNRFLKPQGYALSALAKNQITTFEAHQVSLATQLDTLQRIVDTIDFFIAQIEVINNRIAHLNSEVMNRNTYLLSIIAGVFLPLGFLTGLFGINIGGMPGVENSSAFYWFCGALTGIGLFEVYLFRRLKFL